In Salinibacterium sp. ZJ70, one DNA window encodes the following:
- a CDS encoding TetR/AcrR family transcriptional regulator has translation MPIDIVQVPKRHHLAPAKQRILDTADRLFYEEGIRTVGIDRLIATSSVTKATFYKHYGSKDRLIVEYVSYRHLQIAEVTHEALLGVDNAEDALRAISKAQAEYILASEFRGCPFLKAATEFPESGHPVRQAVEDHREWLYQIYETLLRQLGHPLPGDAADDLVLARDGAMSGGYAGDPIGASAALLRAYDRTLAGTSTRIAA, from the coding sequence TTGCCGATCGACATCGTCCAGGTCCCCAAGCGCCACCACCTCGCCCCTGCGAAGCAGCGCATCCTCGACACCGCCGACCGCCTCTTCTACGAAGAGGGAATCCGCACGGTGGGCATCGATCGCCTCATCGCCACCTCGTCGGTCACGAAGGCCACCTTCTACAAGCACTACGGCTCCAAGGACCGCCTCATCGTCGAGTACGTGAGCTACCGGCACCTGCAGATCGCCGAGGTCACCCACGAGGCTCTCCTGGGCGTCGACAACGCCGAGGACGCGCTGCGCGCGATCAGCAAGGCGCAGGCGGAGTACATTCTCGCTTCTGAGTTCCGCGGCTGTCCGTTCCTCAAGGCCGCGACAGAGTTCCCCGAGTCCGGCCACCCCGTGCGCCAGGCGGTCGAGGACCACCGCGAATGGCTGTACCAGATCTACGAGACACTGCTGCGCCAGCTCGGTCACCCGCTGCCGGGCGACGCCGCCGACGATCTTGTGCTCGCGCGCGACGGAGCGATGTCCGGTGGCTACGCCGGCGACCCGATCGGCGCGAGCGCCGCCCTCCTGCGCGCGTACGACCGCACGCTCGCGGGCACATCCACGCGCATCGCCGCGTAA
- a CDS encoding tetratricopeptide repeat protein, whose product MTNRIGAVVMSVLLAIYLVFAVWYAFVLFGTGDPAAIAIGAALLVLPMLGMWFIGAEILFGIRAERLGARLEQEGGLPDDEVSTSSSGRIERADADALFPRYQAAVEAAPEDWAAWYRLALVYDAAGDRKRARWATRTAIRLARAA is encoded by the coding sequence ATGACGAACCGCATCGGCGCCGTCGTCATGTCGGTGCTTCTCGCGATCTACCTGGTGTTCGCGGTCTGGTACGCGTTCGTGCTCTTCGGCACGGGAGACCCGGCGGCGATCGCGATCGGCGCGGCGCTGCTCGTGCTCCCCATGCTCGGGATGTGGTTCATCGGAGCGGAGATCCTCTTCGGCATCCGAGCTGAGCGCCTGGGCGCTCGGCTCGAGCAGGAGGGTGGTCTGCCCGACGACGAAGTCTCCACGAGCTCGAGCGGCCGCATCGAACGCGCGGATGCCGACGCGCTGTTCCCGCGCTACCAGGCGGCCGTCGAGGCTGCTCCCGAGGACTGGGCCGCGTGGTACCGCCTTGCCCTCGTGTACGACGCCGCGGGCGACCGCAAGCGCGCTCGTTGGGCGACGCGCACCGCCATCCGACTCGCGCGCGCCGCGTAG
- a CDS encoding OsmC family protein has protein sequence MAITSEATTFWTGDLTSGSGTTSLDSSDAAEFPVSWKARAEGEAHRTNPEELLGAAHSACFSMAFSHALSQAGHTPESLQVTAAVTFQPGEGITGSHLLVSAKVPGISEADFERIAEDAKVNCPVSKALAGITITLEASLA, from the coding sequence ATGGCCATCACGAGTGAAGCGACGACGTTCTGGACGGGCGACCTGACCTCGGGGTCGGGCACCACCTCGCTCGATTCGAGCGACGCCGCCGAGTTCCCCGTGAGCTGGAAGGCTCGCGCCGAGGGCGAGGCGCACCGCACGAACCCCGAAGAGCTCCTGGGTGCCGCGCACTCGGCCTGCTTCTCGATGGCGTTCTCGCACGCGCTGTCGCAGGCGGGACACACGCCCGAGAGCCTGCAGGTGACCGCGGCCGTCACGTTCCAGCCGGGCGAGGGCATCACGGGAAGCCACCTGCTGGTGAGCGCCAAGGTGCCCGGCATCTCGGAGGCGGACTTCGAGCGGATCGCCGAGGACGCGAAGGTCAACTGCCCCGTGTCGAAGGCGCTCGCCGGCATCACGATCACGCTCGAGGCGAGCCTGGCGTAA
- a CDS encoding GNAT family N-acetyltransferase: protein MALEFTEASVDSTASHELLTEYFAERISGFDTTAGSYRVTHPNPAAFVAPRGAFLVVEEDGEPVGCGGVRMLDAERAEIKHLYLRGSTRGRGYGRMLLAELEDRARALGATVAVLDTNATLTAAGGLYRAAGYSEAEPYNDNPNATLWFRKDL, encoded by the coding sequence ATGGCCCTCGAGTTCACCGAAGCGTCCGTCGACTCAACGGCTTCGCACGAGCTGCTCACCGAGTACTTCGCGGAGCGGATCTCCGGGTTCGACACCACCGCGGGCTCCTATCGTGTGACGCATCCGAATCCCGCCGCATTCGTCGCTCCGCGCGGTGCGTTCCTCGTGGTGGAGGAGGACGGCGAGCCCGTCGGGTGCGGGGGCGTGCGGATGCTCGACGCAGAGCGCGCCGAGATCAAGCACCTCTACCTGCGGGGCAGCACGCGCGGGCGCGGTTACGGGCGGATGCTGCTCGCCGAGCTCGAGGACCGGGCGCGCGCGCTCGGCGCGACGGTCGCCGTTCTCGACACGAACGCGACGCTCACCGCTGCGGGCGGCCTCTACCGCGCGGCGGGGTACAGCGAGGCCGAGCCGTACAACGACAACCCCAACGCGACACTCTGGTTCCGCAAGGATCTCTGA
- a CDS encoding DUF559 domain-containing protein, protein MTVVRILAELGGIAPARDLAARGIGPGLVRTSWQAGEIARIRKGWYALRTLSPAVLRASRVGGVVSCISAAREHGLWTPASESLHVAVPATASRLRAPHDHRARLSDSGAPDVRIHWSADIRAPYELVEPLDRALSRIAACCGDETAFVVLESALSKRRVAPDVAARLAGRSAILALADDRSDSGLESLLKLELLRSRIAFRQQVGVEGCGIADFLIGDRLVVETDGRSFHDPLSDRRRDARFSIAGYRTLRFLTAQVLHDRDEVIASIRAAIARGDHR, encoded by the coding sequence GTGACCGTCGTTCGCATCCTGGCTGAGCTCGGTGGGATCGCCCCAGCGCGCGATCTCGCCGCACGGGGCATCGGCCCGGGTCTCGTGCGCACCTCATGGCAGGCGGGCGAGATCGCTCGGATCCGCAAGGGCTGGTACGCCCTGCGCACACTCTCACCGGCCGTGCTGCGCGCGTCGCGCGTCGGCGGGGTGGTGTCGTGCATCTCTGCGGCCCGCGAGCACGGCTTGTGGACCCCAGCAAGCGAGAGTCTGCATGTCGCTGTGCCCGCGACGGCCTCCCGGCTGCGGGCGCCTCACGACCACCGCGCCCGGCTGAGCGACTCCGGCGCACCGGACGTGCGCATCCACTGGAGTGCAGACATCCGCGCACCGTACGAGCTCGTCGAGCCGCTCGATCGGGCGCTCTCGCGGATCGCCGCCTGCTGCGGCGACGAGACGGCCTTCGTCGTGCTGGAGTCCGCTCTGAGCAAGCGACGGGTCGCACCGGATGTCGCGGCCCGGCTGGCCGGGCGGTCGGCAATCCTCGCGCTCGCCGACGACCGATCCGACAGCGGGCTGGAGTCGCTCCTGAAGCTGGAGCTTCTTCGCAGCAGGATCGCCTTCCGGCAGCAGGTGGGCGTGGAGGGATGCGGCATCGCGGATTTCCTCATCGGCGACCGGCTCGTGGTGGAGACGGATGGGCGCAGCTTCCACGACCCGCTGAGCGATCGGCGCCGCGATGCGCGGTTCAGCATCGCCGGGTACCGCACGCTCCGATTCCTGACGGCGCAGGTGCTGCACGATCGCGACGAGGTGATCGCGAGCATCCGCGCCGCCATCGCCCGCGGCGACCACCGCTGA
- the dapB gene encoding 4-hydroxy-tetrahydrodipicolinate reductase — MAYAVAVVGATGRMGRLATRLIEESDDFTLHAGLSSSDSLDTIDGADLVLDLTLPSVSPDVVDAAVARGIPALVGTSGWTAERLARLTSRLGDSPQIGVIVVPNFSLGSVLATRLATIAATYFDSIEIIEAHHAAKADSPSGTAVRTAELIAAARADRGPVAAPHADQRARGQQVGSVPVHSLRMDGILAEQQVIFGGLGETLRISHQTVSDASYEQGIMLALRALPAARGLTVGLDSLLGLDARS, encoded by the coding sequence ATGGCGTATGCGGTGGCGGTCGTGGGTGCGACAGGCAGAATGGGGCGGCTCGCGACGAGGCTCATCGAGGAGTCGGACGACTTCACGCTGCACGCCGGCCTCTCCTCCTCCGATTCCCTCGACACGATCGACGGTGCCGATCTCGTGCTCGACCTGACGCTGCCGTCGGTCTCGCCGGATGTGGTCGACGCGGCTGTCGCGCGCGGCATCCCCGCACTCGTGGGCACCTCGGGCTGGACCGCCGAGCGTCTCGCACGCCTCACGAGCCGCCTGGGCGATAGCCCTCAGATCGGCGTCATCGTGGTGCCGAACTTCTCGCTCGGCTCCGTGCTCGCGACGCGTCTCGCGACGATCGCCGCGACCTACTTCGACTCGATCGAGATCATCGAGGCGCACCATGCCGCCAAGGCCGACTCGCCCTCGGGCACCGCGGTGCGCACCGCCGAGCTCATCGCCGCGGCGCGCGCCGATCGCGGACCCGTCGCGGCCCCGCACGCCGACCAGCGTGCGCGCGGCCAGCAGGTGGGCAGCGTTCCGGTGCACAGCCTCCGGATGGACGGCATCCTCGCCGAGCAGCAGGTCATCTTCGGCGGACTCGGCGAGACGCTCCGCATCTCGCACCAGACCGTCTCGGACGCCTCCTACGAGCAGGGCATCATGCTCGCGCTGCGCGCCCTTCCGGCCGCCCGAGGCCTCACCGTCGGGCTCGACTCGCTGCTCGGGCTCGACGCGCGCTCATGA
- a CDS encoding pitrilysin family protein, whose translation MNGAVKLPLDLADLRISASGGTLVRRTVLPSGVRILTEQVPGSQSATVGFWVAVGSRDEEPVTYGSTHFLEHLLFKGTGTRSALDIAVAFDSVGGEHNALTAKEHTCYFAKVRDRDLDMAVRVLADMFASSLLDPVDFENERGVILEELAMADDDPADVAGERFFEAVFGDHPLGRPIGGSPEAIGAVSREAVWEHYRANYGPRDLVITVAGAVDHDALVQVATEALLAAGWDLDAPALPVERRSPVGGLIRRGSPCVTVERPLEQVNLYLGGEGIAAADPRRPALTVLNSVLGGGMSSRLFQEIREKRGLAYSVYSFASSYSDAGVMGLYAGCSPARAVDVAELMLAEFRRIAADGITDDEIARARGQLSGASALALEDSDTRMSRLGRSELTLGEFADLDETLRRIDQVTSDDVRELAAELSARPLSLAAVGPVDDTRFAGLVGEPLAA comes from the coding sequence ATGAACGGCGCGGTGAAGCTTCCCCTCGACCTCGCGGACCTTCGGATCTCAGCATCCGGTGGAACGCTCGTCCGACGGACCGTCCTGCCGAGCGGGGTGCGCATCCTCACCGAACAGGTGCCCGGTTCGCAGAGCGCCACGGTCGGATTCTGGGTCGCCGTGGGCTCGCGCGATGAGGAGCCCGTGACCTACGGCTCGACGCACTTCCTCGAGCATCTGCTCTTCAAAGGCACCGGCACCCGCAGCGCACTCGACATCGCTGTCGCATTCGATTCGGTAGGCGGTGAGCACAACGCGCTCACCGCGAAGGAGCACACCTGCTACTTCGCAAAGGTGCGTGACCGCGATCTCGACATGGCGGTGCGCGTGCTCGCCGACATGTTCGCCTCGTCGCTGCTCGATCCCGTCGACTTCGAGAACGAGCGCGGCGTCATCCTCGAAGAGCTCGCGATGGCCGACGACGACCCCGCCGATGTGGCCGGGGAGCGCTTCTTCGAGGCGGTCTTCGGCGACCACCCGCTCGGTCGCCCCATCGGCGGCAGCCCGGAGGCGATCGGCGCCGTCAGCCGTGAGGCCGTGTGGGAGCACTACCGCGCCAACTACGGCCCCCGCGACCTCGTGATCACCGTCGCCGGCGCCGTCGATCACGACGCTCTCGTGCAGGTGGCGACCGAGGCGCTCCTCGCCGCGGGGTGGGATCTCGACGCTCCCGCGCTGCCGGTCGAGCGCCGTTCGCCCGTCGGCGGTCTCATCCGGCGCGGCTCGCCGTGCGTCACCGTCGAGCGTCCCCTCGAACAGGTCAACCTCTACCTCGGCGGCGAGGGAATCGCCGCGGCCGATCCGCGCCGCCCCGCGCTCACCGTGCTCAACTCGGTGCTCGGCGGCGGCATGAGCTCGCGACTCTTCCAGGAGATCCGCGAGAAGCGAGGTCTCGCGTACTCCGTGTACTCCTTCGCGTCGAGCTACTCGGATGCCGGTGTGATGGGGCTGTACGCGGGATGCTCGCCCGCGCGCGCCGTCGACGTCGCGGAGCTCATGCTCGCCGAGTTCCGGCGCATCGCAGCCGACGGCATCACCGACGACGAGATCGCCCGCGCCCGTGGGCAGCTGAGCGGCGCATCGGCACTCGCTCTCGAAGACTCCGACACGCGCATGAGCCGCCTCGGCCGCAGCGAGCTCACCCTCGGCGAGTTCGCCGACCTCGACGAGACCCTGCGTCGCATCGACCAGGTCACCTCCGATGACGTACGCGAGCTCGCCGCCGAACTGTCCGCCCGTCCGCTCTCGCTCGCCGCTGTCGGCCCTGTCGACGACACCCGCTTCGCGGGACTCGTGGGCGAGCCTCTCGCCGCCTGA
- a CDS encoding aldo/keto reductase yields the protein MPSTGETAAIVGVRPVPRRRIPGTDSTVFPLAVSGKSFGDSVAEQTAHMILDVFTALGGNMIDTADSYADGRSEQVIGDWVRSRRQRDDLVIATKVGRSREHPGLSAPAITSAVDASLTRLSTDRIDVLYLHIDDESVPFEETLLTVDDLIRAGKVRAFGMSDHTGNRLVAARIACALLGVAPMSALQNEYSLMHREYEGDLARVAAQQGLAVMPRFPLAGGYLTGAYRTRASVVDNPAAEYVTPYLGRRGRRVLSVVDRVAEALDVSQAAVSLAWLLSKPCVIAPVVAVSSPDQLLDVMSAPSVRFSRHHLAELDRSGD from the coding sequence GTGCCCAGCACCGGAGAGACAGCGGCGATCGTCGGTGTGCGGCCGGTGCCTCGCCGCCGCATCCCGGGAACCGACTCGACCGTGTTCCCGCTCGCGGTGAGCGGCAAGTCGTTCGGCGACAGCGTGGCCGAGCAGACGGCCCACATGATCCTCGACGTGTTCACCGCCCTCGGCGGCAACATGATCGATACGGCCGATTCATACGCCGACGGCCGCAGCGAGCAGGTCATCGGCGACTGGGTGCGCAGCCGCCGGCAGCGCGACGACCTGGTGATCGCCACGAAGGTGGGAAGGTCGCGCGAGCATCCGGGGCTCTCGGCTCCCGCGATCACCTCAGCTGTGGATGCGTCGCTGACCAGGCTGTCGACGGACCGCATCGACGTGCTGTACCTGCACATCGACGACGAGTCCGTGCCGTTCGAGGAGACGCTCCTCACGGTCGACGACCTGATCCGGGCCGGCAAGGTGCGGGCGTTCGGGATGTCGGATCACACCGGCAATCGCCTGGTCGCCGCCCGCATCGCGTGCGCGCTGCTCGGTGTCGCGCCGATGTCGGCTCTGCAGAACGAGTACAGCCTCATGCATCGCGAGTACGAAGGCGATCTCGCGCGCGTCGCTGCGCAGCAGGGTCTCGCCGTGATGCCCCGTTTCCCGCTCGCGGGCGGGTACCTCACGGGGGCGTATCGCACGCGTGCGAGTGTGGTCGACAACCCCGCAGCGGAGTACGTCACGCCCTATCTGGGCCGTCGCGGTCGCCGCGTGCTGAGCGTCGTGGATCGGGTGGCGGAGGCGCTCGACGTGAGCCAGGCTGCCGTGTCGCTTGCCTGGCTGCTGTCGAAGCCGTGCGTCATCGCCCCGGTCGTGGCGGTGAGCTCGCCGGACCAGCTGCTGGATGTCATGAGCGCACCGAGCGTGCGGTTCAGCAGGCATCACCTCGCCGAGCTGGACCGCTCCGGCGACTGA
- the thyX gene encoding FAD-dependent thymidylate synthase: MTVELVRSSASDSDVLFAARVSTQGEQTLENAAAGVAASDRDRGLINYLMRDRHGSPFEHNSMTFYVQAPIFVFREFMRHRIASYNEESGRYRELRPVFYVPGPERRLVQIGKPGAYEFVEGTPEQTELAVSESKAAATFAYEAYQRMLAGGVAREVARGVLPVSTYSSMYVTMNARSLMNFLSLRTKREDSHFPSFPQREIEMVAEQMESFWAELMPLTHAAFQANGRVAP, encoded by the coding sequence ATGACCGTCGAACTCGTGCGTTCGAGCGCGAGTGACTCGGACGTGCTCTTCGCGGCCCGTGTGTCGACGCAGGGAGAGCAGACGCTCGAGAATGCGGCGGCGGGTGTCGCGGCCTCTGACCGCGACCGCGGGCTCATCAACTACCTCATGCGCGACCGCCACGGTTCGCCCTTCGAGCACAACTCGATGACCTTCTACGTGCAGGCGCCGATCTTCGTGTTCCGCGAGTTCATGCGCCACCGCATCGCCTCCTACAACGAAGAGTCGGGCCGCTACCGCGAGCTGCGTCCGGTGTTCTATGTTCCCGGCCCCGAGCGCCGTCTCGTGCAGATCGGCAAGCCCGGTGCCTACGAGTTCGTCGAGGGAACGCCCGAGCAGACCGAGCTCGCCGTCTCCGAGTCGAAGGCTGCCGCGACGTTCGCGTACGAGGCATACCAGCGCATGCTCGCGGGCGGGGTCGCGCGTGAGGTCGCTCGCGGTGTTCTGCCCGTCTCGACCTACTCGTCGATGTACGTCACGATGAACGCGCGTTCGCTCATGAACTTCCTCTCTCTGCGCACCAAGCGCGAGGACTCGCACTTCCCCTCGTTCCCGCAGCGCGAGATCGAGATGGTCGCGGAGCAGATGGAGTCGTTCTGGGCCGAGCTCATGCCGCTCACCCACGCGGCGTTCCAGGCGAACGGCCGCGTCGCCCCCTGA
- a CDS encoding histidine phosphatase family protein, producing the protein MSRYLYLVRHGEQQDAEYGLPDGPLSARGVRQAQAVAERLGGVPFAGAWTSPLQRAQETARIMTERLPSLEPQPSALLMDCIPSGPTPDMPHSWEPFFGSVTVEEIDAGEAQMADAVAEWLTPTREDRHDLLITHNFVIGWFVREVFGAETWRWLGVNQANCGLTIIRVRSAKPPTLVTHNDLGHLLPELRTGLAVDQPY; encoded by the coding sequence ATGTCGCGCTACCTCTACCTCGTCCGCCACGGTGAGCAGCAGGATGCCGAGTACGGCCTCCCCGATGGCCCGCTGTCGGCACGCGGTGTGCGCCAGGCGCAGGCTGTCGCCGAGCGTCTCGGCGGCGTGCCCTTCGCGGGCGCCTGGACCTCGCCCCTGCAGCGCGCCCAGGAGACGGCCCGCATCATGACCGAGCGTCTTCCCTCGCTCGAACCGCAGCCCTCGGCGCTGCTGATGGACTGCATCCCGTCGGGCCCCACGCCCGACATGCCGCACTCATGGGAGCCGTTCTTCGGCTCGGTGACGGTGGAGGAGATCGACGCGGGCGAGGCGCAGATGGCCGACGCCGTCGCCGAGTGGCTGACCCCCACCCGCGAGGATCGGCATGACCTCCTCATCACCCACAACTTCGTCATCGGATGGTTCGTGCGCGAGGTGTTCGGCGCCGAGACATGGCGCTGGCTGGGTGTCAATCAGGCCAACTGCGGCCTCACGATCATCCGGGTGCGCTCGGCGAAGCCGCCGACGCTCGTGACCCACAACGACCTTGGGCACCTGCTGCCCGAGCTGCGCACGGGTCTCGCGGTCGACCAGCCGTACTGA
- a CDS encoding YbhB/YbcL family Raf kinase inhibitor-like protein — MTNDPFWRLDEVAPLAVRSPDFADGARLPQWARARYAGGEDRSPELRWTDAPDTARSFVVRVYDPDAPTLSGWWHWAVYDIPAGVDHLARDAGTPGSGLLPPGAITVANEQGAEAYAGAAPPAGHGEHRYFFVVSALDIEHLELPVGATPAVLGGMLRAHEVARGFTVGLSITE; from the coding sequence ATGACCAACGACCCGTTCTGGCGGCTCGACGAGGTGGCCCCGCTCGCGGTGCGCAGCCCTGATTTCGCGGACGGCGCGCGCCTGCCGCAGTGGGCACGCGCACGCTATGCGGGTGGCGAGGACCGCTCCCCCGAGCTGCGTTGGACGGACGCACCCGACACAGCGCGCAGCTTCGTGGTGCGCGTGTACGACCCCGACGCGCCGACCCTCAGCGGATGGTGGCACTGGGCCGTGTACGACATCCCCGCGGGAGTCGACCACCTCGCCCGCGACGCAGGCACTCCCGGCTCGGGTCTGCTGCCCCCGGGTGCCATCACGGTGGCGAACGAGCAGGGCGCTGAAGCGTATGCCGGCGCCGCTCCCCCGGCGGGCCACGGCGAGCACCGCTACTTCTTCGTCGTCAGCGCGCTCGACATCGAGCACCTCGAGCTGCCGGTCGGCGCGACGCCCGCGGTGCTCGGCGGCATGCTGCGCGCCCACGAGGTGGCGCGCGGCTTCACCGTCGGACTGAGCATCACCGAATAG
- a CDS encoding polyribonucleotide nucleotidyltransferase has product MEGPEIKFAETVIDNGKFGTRTIRFETGRLAQQAQGAVAAYIDEDTMILSATSAGKHPREGFDFFPLTVDVEERSYAAGKIPGSFFRREGRPSTEAILVCRLIDRPLRPTFVEGLRNEVQIVITVLSIAPDEFYDALAINAASASTQISGLPFYGPVAGIRLALIGDQWVAFPKHSQLAEAVFDLTVAGRLVTDKDGNEDVAIMMVEAEATEVSWELIRAGATKPDEAVVAQGLEASKPFLKQLIKAQQELAAQSAKAIQEFPLFPPYSDEAYNAVAEIAYDDLKAVYQIADKQERQKADDELKELVKTTIAAKVEAGELSSDVTSMVSAAYKSVSKKVMRTRVLTEGIRIDGRGLSDIRALDAEVQVIPRVHGSAIFQRGETQILGVTTLNMLKMEQQIDSLSPVTKKRYLHHYNFPPYSTGETGRVGSPKRREIGHGFLAERALVPVLPTREEFPYAIRQVSEALSSNGSTSMGSVCASTLSLLNAGVPLKAPVAGIAMGLISDEVDGETRYAALTDILGAEDALGDMDFKVAGTADFVTAIQLDTKLAGLPSSVLDGALKQAKEARTAILAVINQAIDGPDEMAPTAPRVISVNIPVDKIGELIGPKGKTINAIQDETGAEISIEEDGTVYIGAVDGPSAEAARAQVLAIGNPINPEVGERFLGTVVKIATFGAFVSLMPGKDGLMHISEVRKLAGGKRVENVEDVLSIGQKIQVEITKMDDRGKLSLAPVVEETEAADTDSSAASSEGPEAPAEG; this is encoded by the coding sequence GTGGAAGGCCCCGAGATCAAGTTCGCCGAAACCGTCATCGACAATGGCAAGTTCGGCACCCGCACCATCCGATTCGAGACCGGTCGTCTCGCTCAGCAGGCTCAGGGCGCTGTCGCCGCCTACATCGACGAAGACACGATGATCCTGAGCGCCACCAGCGCGGGCAAGCACCCGCGTGAAGGCTTCGACTTCTTCCCGCTCACGGTCGACGTCGAAGAGCGTTCGTACGCCGCCGGCAAGATCCCCGGATCGTTCTTCCGTCGCGAGGGTCGCCCCTCGACCGAGGCGATCCTCGTCTGCCGTCTGATCGACCGCCCCCTGCGCCCGACCTTCGTCGAGGGTCTGCGCAACGAGGTGCAGATCGTCATCACCGTTCTCAGCATCGCGCCCGACGAGTTCTACGACGCGCTCGCGATCAACGCCGCCTCGGCCTCGACCCAGATCTCGGGTCTGCCGTTCTACGGTCCCGTCGCCGGCATCCGCCTCGCCCTCATCGGCGACCAGTGGGTGGCGTTCCCCAAGCACAGCCAGCTCGCGGAGGCCGTCTTCGACCTCACCGTCGCCGGCCGCCTCGTCACCGACAAGGACGGCAACGAGGACGTCGCGATCATGATGGTCGAGGCTGAGGCCACCGAGGTGAGCTGGGAGCTCATCCGCGCCGGCGCCACGAAGCCCGACGAGGCTGTCGTCGCGCAGGGCCTCGAGGCGTCGAAGCCGTTCCTCAAGCAGCTCATCAAGGCTCAGCAGGAGCTCGCCGCGCAGTCGGCGAAGGCGATCCAGGAGTTCCCGCTCTTCCCGCCGTACTCGGACGAGGCCTACAACGCCGTCGCCGAGATCGCGTACGACGACCTCAAGGCCGTCTACCAGATCGCCGACAAGCAGGAGCGTCAGAAGGCCGACGACGAGCTCAAGGAGCTCGTCAAGACCACCATCGCCGCCAAGGTCGAGGCGGGCGAGCTGAGCAGCGACGTCACCTCGATGGTCAGCGCCGCGTACAAGTCGGTCAGCAAGAAGGTCATGCGCACGCGCGTGCTCACGGAGGGCATCCGCATCGACGGCCGTGGCCTCTCCGACATCCGCGCGCTCGACGCCGAGGTGCAGGTCATCCCGCGCGTCCACGGCTCGGCGATCTTCCAGCGCGGCGAGACCCAGATCCTGGGTGTCACGACGCTCAACATGCTCAAGATGGAGCAGCAGATCGACTCGCTGTCGCCTGTCACCAAGAAGCGCTACCTGCACCACTACAACTTCCCGCCCTACTCGACCGGTGAGACCGGCCGCGTGGGTTCGCCGAAGCGTCGCGAGATCGGGCACGGCTTTCTCGCCGAGCGCGCCCTCGTGCCGGTGTTGCCGACGCGCGAGGAGTTCCCCTACGCAATCCGCCAGGTGTCTGAGGCTCTCAGCTCCAACGGATCGACGTCGATGGGCTCCGTGTGCGCCTCGACCCTCTCGCTGCTGAACGCCGGTGTGCCCCTCAAGGCCCCCGTCGCCGGTATCGCGATGGGCCTCATCTCGGACGAGGTCGACGGCGAGACCCGCTACGCGGCGCTCACCGACATCCTGGGTGCCGAAGACGCGCTCGGCGACATGGACTTCAAGGTCGCCGGAACCGCTGACTTCGTCACGGCCATCCAGCTCGACACCAAGCTCGCGGGTCTTCCCTCGTCGGTGCTCGACGGTGCGCTCAAGCAGGCCAAGGAGGCTCGCACGGCGATCCTCGCGGTCATCAACCAGGCGATCGACGGACCCGACGAGATGGCTCCGACGGCTCCGCGCGTGATCAGCGTGAACATCCCGGTCGACAAGATCGGCGAGCTCATCGGCCCCAAGGGCAAGACGATCAACGCCATCCAGGACGAGACCGGCGCCGAGATCTCGATCGAGGAGGACGGCACCGTGTACATCGGCGCTGTCGACGGCCCCTCGGCCGAGGCCGCGCGCGCCCAGGTGCTCGCGATCGGCAACCCGATCAACCCCGAGGTGGGCGAGCGCTTCCTCGGAACGGTCGTGAAGATCGCCACGTTCGGTGCGTTCGTGTCGCTCATGCCCGGCAAGGACGGCCTGATGCACATCTCCGAGGTGCGCAAGCTCGCCGGTGGCAAGCGCGTCGAGAACGTCGAGGACGTTCTCTCGATCGGCCAGAAGATCCAGGTCGAGATCACGAAGATGGACGACCGCGGCAAGCTGTCGCTGGCGCCCGTCGTCGAGGAGACCGAGGCTGCCGACACCGACAGCTCTGCTGCGTCGTCGGAGGGCCCTGAGGCTCCTGCCGAGGGCTGA